The genomic DNA TCACCACGGCCATCGCGCGCATCGAGCAGGAGGTGGGCGCGATCGACATCCTCGTCAACAACGCCGGCATGCAGCGCCGCGCACCGCTCGAACAGTTCTCGCACGGACAATGGGACGAACTGATGAAAACCAACGTCGAAAGCGTGTTCCTGGTCGGACAGGCGGTTGCCCGTCACATGATCGAGCGTAAGCGCGGCAAGATCATCAACATCTGCTCGGTGCAAAGCGAACTGGGCCGTCCCAGCATCGCCGCCTATACCGCCAGCAAGGGTGCCGTGAAGATGCTGACGAAAGGCATGGCGATTGACTGGGGGCAATACGGCATTCAGGTGAACGGTCTCGGTCCCGGCTACTTCAAGACCGAGTTGACCGAAGCGCTGGTCAAAGATGAAGTGTTCAGCAGCTGGCTGATTGGCCGCACGCCGTCACGCCGCTGGGGCGATGTCGAGGATCTGGTCGGTGCAGCGGTGTTCCTCGCGAGCAACGCTTCGAACTTCGTGAATGGACACATTCTGTATGTCGACGGGGGCGTGACGTCAACGCTATAGCATGGTCGCTGCATGTGTGGTGCGTCACCTCGTAACCGCACATGCGCGACTAACGAGTTCCCGCTTCACCATTTTTGCCACTGGATGACTTCCGCTTCCTTTGCAATGAAAGAGAGCGTTCGGTCAAGTGAGCGGGGGCGTCCTGATCGGGAGAACCTGCAGCCAGGGACTGCCGTCGATATTCGGCGGGAGTCGCTTGCTTCGCCGCCCCTTTGCGCATTCCAGTAGGTACTCTTGTTCCGCGGACTTCTATCCGCCTGCGGCTTCAGCGATTTCACCGAGCAACGGGTAGTCGTTATAGCCCGCTTCGTCGTCTGTATAGATCGTTTCCGGGTTGATGGCATTCAGCGCCGCGCCGCGTCGGAATCGTTCCACCAGATCGGGATTGGCGACAAAGGGACGTCCAAACGCCGCAGCGTCACCTTCTCCGCGTTGAATAGCCTGCTCCGCGCTTTCCTTCGTCAGTCCTTCATTGAGAATATATGCGCCATTGAAGACGCGCCGCACGTCACGCCCGATGCGCTGATCGCCACGATCCAGCGACTCGCGCGCAAAGATGAACGCGATGTGGCGTGCGTTCAGTTGCTCGGCGACATAGCGGAACAGCGCGCGCGGATTCGAGTCGTGCATCGAATACGAACTCGACATCAGGTTCAGATGCACACCGACCCGATTGGCGGGCCACACGGTGAGCAGCGCGTCGACGGCCTCGAGAAGGAAGCGGGCGCGGTTTTCAATCGAGCCGCCATAGCGATCCGTCCGTTCGTTCGAGCCGTCATGAAGGAACTGATCAAAGAGATAGCCATTCGCCGCGTGCAACTCGACGCCATCGAAACCAGCACGCTTCGCGTTCTCTGCGCCACGCCGGAAATCTTCGACGATGCCCGGAATCTCATCCGTCTCCAAGGCGCGCGGCACCGAGTAGGCGCGCATTGGACGAATTCGCGTCACGTGGCCTTCCGGGGCGATCGCGCTCGGAGCGACGGGCGCTTGCCCGTTATGGTAGACCGGGTCGGAGACGCGACCGACGTGCCACAGTTGCGACACAATCAGGCCGCCTTCGGCGTGAACCGTCGAGGTGACCTTCTTCCATCCTTCGACCTGCTTCTCGCTCCAGATGCCCGGTGTGTTCGGATAGCCAACGCCCTGCTGTGTCACAGACGTGGCTTCAGTGATGATCAGCCCAGCGCTCGCGCGCAGCGCGTAATGCTGCGCGTTGAGTGGACCGGGCGCGCGTTCGTCGAATGCCCGCATGCGGGTAAGCGGCGCCATGATGATGCGATTCGGCAGTTTCAGTGCGCCGATCTGGATCGGATAGAAGAGTGTGGACATTGCGTGAGCCTCGTCTGGATATTCAATGAGAGGTGGCAATGCGCGGTTGGCTGGCAACTGTCATCACATATCCGCGCATTACAATCCGTCTTGATATAACTAATGTTGTTACATCGTAGTCAAGTCGAATCGTACCGACAAGATTCAAATTTCGCAATAGACCGATGTTCCTTTGTATGTGGGCGGCGCTGATGGTAGTTTGTGTTAGAAAAGCCGTGTTTTTGTGTTATAAATACTCAAATTTAAGCTGAATTGAGCATGACGTACTATTGTCCGCTGTCGGCAACGGGAAGGGGATGTGGTCCGATGGCAATTTGACAGGTTCAGCTGTAACTAATATAGTTATATTTGAATAGATGATTAGGTTGTGATATGAGCGCCAATAGCCGTCTTACGGTGGCAACCCACATTCTGGCCTGGATGGCGCTCGTCGCACGCGATCATCCTGATGACCCCGTCACCTCCGAGCGGATCGCCGCGAGCGTGAAGACCAATCCCGTTGTGATCCGACGCACGCTCGGCGTCCTGTCTAAAGCTGGGCTTGTGCAAAGCTATCGCGGCATCAATGCGGGATGGCGACTCGCCAGGCCCGCTGAAAAGATCTCGTTGCTCGACGTGTTCGATGCGCTCGAAGAGGGCAGCCAGTTCGGGTTGCATCCGACGCAGCCGAGCCAGGCTTGCCCTGTCGGGCGGGGTATCGGCGCGACGTTGAGCCACGTCTACGATTCGATTCACGAAACCGTGAGAACGACGCTAGCGTCGAAAACGGTCGCGGCCGTGCTTGCCGAGATCCTTGAATCCCAGCGTTCGAGCACGCGTCATTGAACGTCAGGCTGCGTAGCGTGGATGGGTATGGGCATCAGCGCAAGACGTCCGGCTCTGCGTGGCGATACACACAGAGCCGGACGTAATTGCGTGTCAACCTGTACTGTTGCCACCGCGGCTGCCATCGATTACACGACCGTCAGACAGAGGCGCGTCGCCAGTTGGTCAGTTCACCCTTGTCCTCGATAAGGCGCTCGCCTGCGACGATCGCTACGTAGACAATTGGGCTCGCCGAGCCGCCAGCAGCTGCTCAGGACGGCACGCTCTCTCCGAGCGCAAGCGTCGCAAAGCCCGACGGACACTGCCGGAGTTCGCGGCGCTGTGGCCGGCCAGTCTTGGGAAAGCAATTGAACGCGAAGTTGCCGGTCTCCACACTCCAGGTTCGGTGGAACTCAGAACAGACCGGGCCGCTGCTGGCGCCGGCCGCCGCCCTGGCCCTGAGCCAGCTTGCGCGCCTGCTCGATCTTGCGTGCGGTCTGAGTGAGCTCCGTGGTCGCCTTCGTGTTCAATTCGAAGATGAACTTGCCCTTGTCGATGTCGGCGAAATCGACCATGACGATGTTGGGCATGAAGACCTTCAGCGCGACACCGTTCGTGTAGTCGGTCGACGAGACGTAGGTCGGCAGTCGCGATTCGATCGCCTCGCCAAAGCCGGCCATCCACAGCTCGGTGAGCGCGGTCGGACGGTTGTCCGGCCCCCACATGGTCGAGTTGCGCTCCCGGATGCTTCGCTTCAGGCCGGTGGTCGTCCAGTACATCATCCCCATCACCTCGGGGGCGGAATTGCGGGCGCCGATCTTCATCAGCCCACTTTGCTTCTCGATGTTGGACGCGATCTTGCCGATGTCGCTGTCGCCGTTGAGGGCGTTCGTGCCGCCCTTGCCGACGAATTGCAGCCCGTCGTAGCCGCTGCTGTAGCCGGTGCCGTCCTCGAGGCGCTTGCAACCCCAGATCCCGGTCGTCGAAAGGTAGCCTTGGCCGGCGACTTCGTCGATGCCCTTCGGAGTGAACAGCACGACGACGCGCTTCTTCAGCTGGTCGAGCGTCTTCTCGTTGAGGCTGCCCGTGCCCGTGTAGAGAGCGGCGCCGAGTTCGCGC from Paraburkholderia terrae includes the following:
- a CDS encoding alkene reductase — encoded protein: MSTLFYPIQIGALKLPNRIIMAPLTRMRAFDERAPGPLNAQHYALRASAGLIITEATSVTQQGVGYPNTPGIWSEKQVEGWKKVTSTVHAEGGLIVSQLWHVGRVSDPVYHNGQAPVAPSAIAPEGHVTRIRPMRAYSVPRALETDEIPGIVEDFRRGAENAKRAGFDGVELHAANGYLFDQFLHDGSNERTDRYGGSIENRARFLLEAVDALLTVWPANRVGVHLNLMSSSYSMHDSNPRALFRYVAEQLNARHIAFIFARESLDRGDQRIGRDVRRVFNGAYILNEGLTKESAEQAIQRGEGDAAAFGRPFVANPDLVERFRRGAALNAINPETIYTDDEAGYNDYPLLGEIAEAAGG
- a CDS encoding Rrf2 family transcriptional regulator encodes the protein MSANSRLTVATHILAWMALVARDHPDDPVTSERIAASVKTNPVVIRRTLGVLSKAGLVQSYRGINAGWRLARPAEKISLLDVFDALEEGSQFGLHPTQPSQACPVGRGIGATLSHVYDSIHETVRTTLASKTVAAVLAEILESQRSSTRH
- a CDS encoding glucose 1-dehydrogenase gives rise to the protein MFNLTGRRALVTGSSTGIGFALAKGLANAGAEIVLNARNEKRLAEAVARLRDEGATVHAASFDVTSPDEVTTAIARIEQEVGAIDILVNNAGMQRRAPLEQFSHGQWDELMKTNVESVFLVGQAVARHMIERKRGKIINICSVQSELGRPSIAAYTASKGAVKMLTKGMAIDWGQYGIQVNGLGPGYFKTELTEALVKDEVFSSWLIGRTPSRRWGDVEDLVGAAVFLASNASNFVNGHILYVDGGVTSTL